The following are encoded together in the Pseudomonas maumuensis genome:
- a CDS encoding efflux transporter outer membrane subunit, which translates to MRRLSPLLLAMMLAGCTLGPDFRRPDSEAPKAWAELQGPAAASQPVAEPLELRWWDSFHDPRLSALIQKVTERNLDLRMASARLLQSRALRSSVAADELPAVDVNAGYSRARNSAEGLNDPSGKSGKSAYNLWQGDLVAGWELDLWGRLRRQVEAADASVAVAENDRRGVLLALLAETAGNYIQLRAVQHTLDITQDNLKVARHSLKLSEGRQAEGVATRLDVAQASAQVASIEARLPTLEARRDDLINALGLLAAEPPRSLQRELLQGGELPAPQQRFAIGVPSELAERRPDIRQAEARLHAATASIGVAKADFYPSIRLSGSVGFQAMQLSDFGGWDSRRFAFGPQLSLPIFEGGRLKGTLALREAQQQEAALNYRKVVLGAWHEIDDVLRLYNASQLRRDHLAEAVRQNRIALETAQRQYVEGAVDFLNVLTVQGALLASEEQWIDSSAAVSQALVGLYKALGGGWQAFDETPVKV; encoded by the coding sequence ATGAGACGCCTGAGCCCTCTGCTGTTGGCCATGATGCTGGCCGGCTGCACCCTCGGCCCGGACTTCCGGCGTCCGGACAGCGAGGCGCCCAAGGCCTGGGCCGAGCTGCAAGGCCCCGCCGCGGCCAGCCAGCCGGTGGCCGAGCCGCTGGAACTGCGTTGGTGGGACAGTTTCCATGACCCGCGCCTGAGCGCGCTGATCCAGAAGGTCACCGAGCGCAACCTCGACCTGCGCATGGCCAGTGCCCGTCTGCTGCAAAGCCGCGCCCTGCGCAGCAGCGTGGCGGCGGACGAGCTGCCGGCGGTGGACGTGAACGCCGGGTACAGCCGTGCGCGCAACAGCGCCGAGGGGCTGAACGACCCGTCCGGCAAGTCTGGCAAGTCGGCGTACAACCTCTGGCAAGGCGACCTGGTGGCCGGCTGGGAACTGGACCTGTGGGGGCGTTTGCGCCGCCAGGTCGAGGCCGCCGACGCGAGCGTGGCGGTGGCGGAGAACGACCGCCGGGGCGTGCTGCTGGCCTTGCTTGCGGAAACCGCCGGCAATTACATCCAGTTGCGTGCCGTGCAGCACACCCTGGACATTACCCAGGACAACCTCAAGGTCGCCCGCCACAGCCTGAAGTTGTCCGAAGGCCGCCAGGCGGAAGGGGTCGCCACCCGCCTCGACGTAGCCCAGGCCAGCGCCCAGGTCGCTTCGATCGAGGCGCGCCTGCCGACTCTGGAGGCCCGTCGCGACGACCTGATCAACGCCCTCGGCCTGCTCGCTGCCGAACCGCCACGCAGCCTGCAGCGTGAGCTGCTGCAAGGCGGCGAGCTGCCCGCGCCGCAGCAGCGTTTCGCCATCGGCGTGCCTTCGGAGCTGGCCGAGCGCCGGCCGGACATTCGCCAGGCCGAGGCCCGCCTGCATGCCGCCACCGCCAGCATCGGCGTGGCCAAGGCGGACTTCTACCCGAGCATCCGCTTGTCCGGGAGTGTCGGTTTCCAGGCCATGCAACTGTCCGATTTCGGTGGTTGGGATTCGCGCCGGTTCGCCTTCGGCCCGCAGCTGTCGCTGCCGATCTTCGAGGGCGGGCGGCTCAAGGGCACCCTGGCGCTGCGCGAGGCGCAGCAGCAGGAGGCGGCGCTGAACTACCGCAAGGTGGTGCTCGGTGCCTGGCACGAGATCGACGACGTGCTGCGCCTGTACAACGCCAGCCAGCTGCGCCGTGATCACCTGGCCGAGGCGGTGCGGCAGAACCGCATCGCCCTGGAGACCGCGCAGCGCCAGTATGTGGAAGGGGCGGTGGACTTTCTCAACGTGCTGACGGTGCAGGGTGCGCTGCTGGCCAGCGAGGAGCAGTGGATCGACAGTTCGGCGGCGGTGTCGCAGGCGCTGGTGGGGCTGTACAAGGCGCTGGGCGGGGGCTGGCAAGCGTTCGACGAGACGCCAGTGAAAGTCTGA
- a CDS encoding SDR family oxidoreductase has product MPTVLITGCSSGIGRALADAFRDAGHEVWATARKPDDVDTLLAAGFAARQLDVNDGEALTRLADELEDRHGGLDILINNAGYGAMGPLLDGGVEAMRQQFETNVFALVGVTRALFPLLRRSRGLVVNIGSVSGVLVTPFAGAYCASKAAVHGLTDALRLELAPFGIQVMEVQPGAIASQFASNAQQQAEQVLASDSPWWPLREQVQARARASQDRPTSAAVFAQRLLAATRKSPVPALVRIGNGSTALPLMARVLPQRLLDWVLRKRFGLLRPL; this is encoded by the coding sequence ATGCCCACCGTCCTCATCACCGGTTGTTCCAGCGGCATCGGCCGCGCCCTGGCCGACGCCTTCCGCGATGCCGGCCACGAAGTCTGGGCCACCGCCCGCAAGCCCGACGACGTCGACACCCTGCTCGCCGCCGGCTTTGCCGCACGGCAACTGGATGTGAATGACGGCGAGGCACTGACCCGCCTGGCCGACGAGCTGGAAGACCGCCACGGCGGCCTCGATATCCTCATCAACAACGCCGGCTACGGCGCCATGGGCCCGCTGCTCGACGGCGGTGTCGAGGCCATGCGTCAACAGTTCGAAACCAACGTCTTCGCCCTGGTTGGCGTGACCCGCGCGCTGTTCCCGCTGCTGCGCCGCTCGCGTGGGCTGGTGGTGAATATCGGCAGCGTCTCGGGCGTGCTGGTCACCCCGTTCGCCGGCGCGTACTGCGCGTCGAAGGCTGCCGTGCATGGGCTCACCGATGCTTTGCGCCTGGAACTGGCGCCATTCGGTATCCAGGTGATGGAAGTACAACCGGGGGCAATCGCCTCGCAGTTCGCCAGCAATGCCCAGCAACAGGCCGAGCAGGTACTGGCGAGCGACTCGCCGTGGTGGCCGTTGCGCGAACAGGTACAGGCCCGAGCGCGGGCATCGCAGGACCGACCGACTTCGGCGGCGGTGTTTGCCCAGCGCTTGCTGGCCGCCACGCGCAAGTCGCCAGTGCCGGCGCTGGTACGAATCGGCAATGGCAGCACGGCGCTGCCGTTGATGGCCCGGGTGCTGCCGCAAAGGCTGCTGGATTGGGTGTTGCGCAAGCGCTTTGGGTTGTTACGGCCATTGTGA
- a CDS encoding mannose-1-phosphate guanylyltransferase/mannose-6-phosphate isomerase: MIPVILSGGSGSRLWPLSRKQFPKQFLALTGEHTLFQQTIERLVFDGMDTPIVVCNKDHKFIVQEQLGALKLETQAILMEPFGRNTAPAVAMTAMKLVNEGRDELMLVLPADHVIEDQKALQRALALATVAAERGEMVLFGVPATKPETGYGYIRSSQDALLPEGVARVAQFVEKPDEKRANEFVRAGGYFWNSGMFLFRASRFLEELKKHDPDIYDTCLLALERSEEDADVLSIDEATFACCPDNSIDYAVMEKTQRACVVPLSAGWSDVGCWSSLWDVHEKDDNGNVTKGDVVVQDSHNCMIHGNGKLVSVIGLENIVVVETKDAMMIAHKDKVQGVKQLVNTLDAQGRTETQNHLEVYRPWGSYDSVDMGGRFQVKHITVKPGASLSLQMHHHRAEHWIVVSGTAEVTCDENVFLLTENQSTYIPIASVHRLRNPGKIPLEIIEVQSGSYLGEDDIERFEDVYGRTSTPVERGVSVKTIAQ; encoded by the coding sequence ATGATCCCGGTAATTCTTTCTGGTGGTAGCGGTTCGCGTCTGTGGCCTCTGTCGCGCAAGCAGTTCCCCAAGCAGTTCCTGGCCCTGACCGGCGAACACACGCTGTTCCAGCAGACCATCGAACGCCTGGTGTTCGATGGCATGGACACGCCCATCGTGGTCTGCAACAAGGACCACAAGTTCATCGTCCAAGAGCAGCTGGGCGCGCTGAAGCTGGAAACCCAGGCCATCCTCATGGAGCCGTTCGGCCGCAACACCGCGCCGGCAGTGGCCATGACCGCGATGAAGCTGGTCAACGAAGGCCGTGACGAGCTGATGCTGGTGCTCCCGGCCGACCACGTGATCGAGGACCAGAAGGCCCTGCAACGCGCCCTGGCCCTGGCCACCGTGGCCGCCGAGCGCGGCGAGATGGTGCTGTTCGGCGTGCCGGCGACCAAGCCCGAGACCGGCTACGGCTACATCCGTTCCAGCCAGGACGCACTGCTGCCCGAGGGCGTGGCACGGGTCGCGCAGTTCGTCGAGAAACCCGACGAGAAACGCGCCAACGAGTTCGTCCGCGCCGGCGGCTACTTCTGGAACAGCGGCATGTTCCTGTTCCGCGCCAGCCGCTTCCTCGAGGAGCTGAAAAAGCACGATCCTGACATCTACGACACCTGCCTGCTGGCCCTCGAGCGCAGCGAGGAAGACGCCGATGTGCTGAGCATCGACGAAGCCACCTTCGCCTGCTGCCCGGATAACTCCATCGACTACGCGGTGATGGAGAAGACCCAGCGCGCCTGCGTGGTGCCGCTGTCGGCCGGCTGGAGCGACGTCGGCTGCTGGTCGTCGCTGTGGGACGTGCATGAGAAGGACGACAACGGCAACGTCACCAAGGGCGACGTGGTGGTGCAGGACAGCCACAACTGCATGATCCATGGCAATGGCAAGCTGGTCTCGGTGATCGGCCTGGAGAACATCGTGGTGGTCGAGACCAAGGACGCCATGATGATCGCCCACAAGGACAAGGTCCAAGGCGTCAAGCAGCTGGTCAACACCCTTGACGCCCAAGGCCGGACCGAGACCCAGAATCACCTGGAGGTCTACCGCCCGTGGGGCTCGTACGACTCGGTGGACATGGGCGGGCGCTTCCAGGTCAAGCACATCACCGTCAAGCCGGGCGCCAGCCTGTCGCTGCAGATGCACCACCACCGCGCCGAGCACTGGATCGTGGTGTCCGGCACCGCCGAGGTGACCTGCGACGAGAACGTGTTCCTGCTCACCGAGAACCAGTCCACCTACATCCCCATCGCCTCGGTACACCGCCTGCGCAACCCGGGCAAGATCCCGCTGGAGATCATCGAGGTGCAGTCCGGCAGCTACCTGGGCGAGGATGATATCGAGCGCTTCGAGGATGTGTATGGGCGAACTTCCACGCCGGTGGAGCGTGGGGTTTCGGTGAAGACCATCGCGCAGTAA
- a CDS encoding alginate O-acetyltransferase AlgF, with translation MTTKTSIAKALTLAAGLSLASMQAFAGADAALYGPSAPKGSTFVRLYNAASSPTAASVGNTQIKQVGAQASSDFSFLPGGDYTAQVGGKSVPVKLAADKYYTLVNNNGGNPQLIEEPPFKNKQKALVRVQNLSDQQLTLKTADGKTEVVKPVAAKGRGEREINPVKVNLALYAGDKKVGDVKPVALERGEAAVLYVTGSGNSLSPVWVTRPVASN, from the coding sequence ATGACCACCAAGACTTCCATTGCCAAAGCCCTCACCCTCGCCGCCGGCCTGTCCCTGGCCTCGATGCAGGCCTTCGCCGGCGCCGATGCCGCCCTCTATGGCCCGAGTGCGCCGAAGGGCTCGACCTTCGTGCGCCTGTACAACGCCGCCAGCAGCCCCACCGCCGCCAGCGTCGGCAACACCCAGATCAAGCAGGTCGGCGCCCAGGCCAGCAGCGACTTCAGCTTCCTGCCCGGCGGCGACTACACCGCCCAGGTCGGCGGCAAGAGCGTGCCGGTCAAGCTGGCCGCCGACAAGTACTACACCTTGGTTAACAACAACGGCGGCAACCCGCAGCTGATCGAAGAGCCACCGTTCAAGAACAAGCAGAAAGCCCTGGTGCGGGTGCAGAACCTCAGCGACCAGCAACTGACCCTGAAGACCGCCGACGGCAAGACCGAAGTGGTCAAGCCGGTGGCCGCCAAGGGCCGTGGCGAACGTGAAATCAACCCGGTCAAGGTCAACCTTGCCCTGTATGCAGGCGACAAGAAAGTCGGCGACGTCAAGCCCGTCGCCCTGGAGCGCGGCGAAGCGGCCGTGCTGTATGTCACCGGTTCCGGCAACAGCCTGTCGCCGGTGTGGGTAACTCGCCCCGTGGCTAGCAACTGA
- a CDS encoding alginate O-acetyltransferase: protein MNRTLRITYSLSFMGLLVGLGAWSVGGLESFNRTGQMTLLDGKLAKAAETHYDEQFPIKRVGTNLWAALDFKLFNEGRPGVVLGRDQWLFTDEEFNPTAGAQQQMQDNLALVRGVRDALQRQGVQLVLAIVPAKARLYSEYIGKETPASLHDDLFNQFHAQARQANVFAPDLLAPLEQAKARGQVFLRTDTHWTPMGAEVVAQSLAEAVDRQHLLTGEPQAYITEAGASAPYKGDLTNFLPLDPLFSNLLPTPDTLQQRKTHPVQAEGAEGGDALFDDSRIPVALVGTSYSANPHWNFLGALQQALRSDVANYAEDGHGPLLPMLKYLQSDAFKNAPPQVVVWEFPERYLPMKNDLSAFDPQWIAQLKNSRKSEENLALSSNRTDH from the coding sequence ATGAACCGGACACTTCGCATCACCTATTCGCTGTCGTTCATGGGCCTGCTGGTCGGGCTGGGCGCATGGTCGGTCGGCGGGCTGGAAAGCTTCAACCGCACCGGGCAGATGACCCTGCTCGACGGCAAGCTGGCCAAGGCCGCCGAAACCCACTACGACGAGCAGTTCCCGATCAAGCGCGTCGGCACCAACCTGTGGGCCGCGCTGGACTTCAAGCTGTTCAACGAAGGCCGCCCCGGCGTGGTGCTGGGCCGCGACCAGTGGCTGTTCACCGACGAGGAATTCAACCCCACCGCCGGCGCGCAGCAACAGATGCAGGACAACCTGGCACTGGTGCGCGGGGTGCGTGACGCACTGCAACGCCAGGGCGTGCAGCTGGTGCTGGCGATCGTCCCGGCCAAGGCCCGGCTCTATTCCGAATACATCGGCAAGGAGACGCCGGCCAGCCTGCACGACGACCTGTTCAACCAGTTCCACGCCCAGGCGCGCCAGGCCAATGTGTTCGCCCCCGACCTGCTGGCGCCGCTGGAGCAGGCCAAGGCCCGCGGCCAGGTGTTCCTGCGCACCGACACCCACTGGACGCCGATGGGCGCCGAAGTGGTCGCGCAATCGCTGGCCGAAGCCGTCGACCGCCAGCACCTGCTCACCGGCGAGCCACAGGCGTACATCACCGAGGCCGGCGCCAGCGCGCCGTACAAGGGCGACCTGACCAACTTCCTGCCGCTGGACCCGCTGTTCAGCAACCTGCTGCCCACCCCCGACACCCTGCAGCAACGCAAGACCCACCCGGTGCAGGCCGAGGGCGCCGAAGGTGGCGACGCGCTGTTCGACGACAGCCGCATCCCGGTCGCGCTGGTAGGCACCAGCTACAGCGCCAACCCGCACTGGAACTTCCTCGGCGCCCTGCAGCAGGCCCTGCGCAGCGACGTCGCCAACTACGCCGAAGACGGCCACGGGCCGTTGCTGCCGATGCTCAAGTACCTGCAAAGCGACGCTTTCAAAAATGCCCCGCCACAGGTCGTGGTGTGGGAATTCCCTGAACGGTATCTGCCCATGAAGAACGACCTCAGCGCCTTCGATCCGCAGTGGATCGCGCAGCTGAAGAACTCCCGCAAATCCGAAGAAAACCTGGCCCTGTCGTCCAACCGGACGGACCACTGA
- a CDS encoding MBOAT family O-acyltransferase encodes MVFSSNVFLFLFLPVFLGLYYVSGNRYRNLLLLVASYIFYAWWRVDFLALFAGVTLWNYWIGLKVGAAGVRTKPAQRWLLLGVGVDLCILGYFKYANFGVDSLNAIMTSMGLEPFILTHVLLPIGISFYIFESISYIIDVYRGDTPATRNLIDFAAFVAIFPHLIAGPVLRFKDLVDQFNNRTHTLDKFSEGCTRFMQGFIKKVFIADTLAVVADHCFALQNPTTGDAWLGALAYTAQLYFDFSGYSDMAIGLGLMMGFRFMENFKQPYISQSITEFWRRWHISLSTWLRDYLYITLGGNRKGTFNTYRNLFLTMLLGGLWHGANFTYIIWGAWHGLWLAIERALGLDTNPQRFNPVKWAFTFLLVVVGWVIFRAENLHVAARMYGAMFSFGDWQLSEINSAQLTGLQVATLVVAYLSLAFFGLRDFYRNARPTPKATPVQINADGSVGLDWTRIMTRALVLLLFVASVLKLSAQSYSPFLYFQF; translated from the coding sequence ATGGTCTTCTCGTCCAACGTGTTCCTGTTCCTGTTCCTGCCGGTTTTCCTCGGCTTGTACTACGTGAGCGGGAATCGCTATCGCAACCTGCTGCTGCTGGTTGCCAGCTACATCTTCTACGCCTGGTGGCGGGTGGATTTCCTCGCCCTGTTCGCCGGGGTCACCCTGTGGAACTACTGGATCGGCCTGAAAGTCGGCGCCGCCGGCGTGCGCACCAAGCCCGCGCAGCGCTGGCTGCTGCTCGGCGTGGGCGTCGACCTGTGCATCCTCGGCTACTTCAAGTACGCCAACTTCGGCGTCGACAGCCTCAACGCGATCATGACTTCGATGGGGCTGGAGCCGTTCATCCTCACCCATGTGCTGCTGCCGATCGGCATCTCGTTCTACATCTTCGAGTCGATCAGCTACATCATCGACGTGTACCGCGGCGACACCCCGGCCACCCGCAACCTGATCGACTTCGCGGCCTTCGTGGCGATCTTCCCGCACCTGATCGCCGGCCCCGTGCTGCGCTTCAAGGACCTGGTCGACCAGTTCAACAACCGCACCCACACCCTGGACAAGTTCTCCGAAGGCTGCACCCGCTTCATGCAGGGCTTCATCAAGAAGGTGTTCATCGCCGACACCCTGGCGGTGGTCGCCGACCACTGCTTCGCCCTGCAGAACCCCACCACCGGTGATGCCTGGCTCGGCGCCCTGGCCTACACCGCGCAGCTGTACTTCGACTTCTCCGGCTACAGCGACATGGCCATCGGCCTGGGCCTGATGATGGGCTTCCGCTTCATGGAGAACTTCAAGCAGCCCTACATCAGCCAGTCGATCACCGAGTTCTGGCGGCGCTGGCACATCAGCCTGTCGACCTGGCTGCGCGACTACCTGTACATCACCCTGGGCGGCAACCGCAAAGGCACCTTCAACACCTACCGCAACCTGTTCCTGACCATGCTGCTGGGCGGGCTGTGGCATGGCGCCAACTTCACCTACATCATCTGGGGCGCCTGGCACGGCCTGTGGCTGGCCATCGAGCGCGCGCTGGGGCTGGACACCAACCCGCAGCGTTTCAACCCGGTGAAATGGGCCTTCACCTTCCTGCTGGTGGTGGTCGGCTGGGTGATCTTCCGCGCCGAGAACCTGCACGTGGCGGCGCGCATGTACGGCGCCATGTTCAGCTTCGGCGACTGGCAGCTGTCGGAAATCAACAGCGCCCAGCTTACCGGCCTGCAGGTGGCCACGCTGGTCGTCGCCTACCTGAGCCTGGCGTTCTTCGGCCTGCGCGACTTCTACCGCAATGCCAGGCCAACGCCAAAGGCCACGCCGGTGCAAATCAACGCCGACGGCTCGGTGGGGCTGGACTGGACGCGGATCATGACCCGCGCCCTGGTCCTGCTGCTGTTCGTCGCCTCGGTGCTCAAGCTCTCGGCGCAGAGCTACTCCCCGTTCCTGTACTTCCAGTTCTGA